CTTCGAAATGAAGACCCCGGTCCTGTTGGACGAAGTCCGTGCCGGCGGCCGTATCCCGCTGATCATCGGCCGTGGCCTGACCGACAAGGCACGTGCCGAACTGGGCCTGGGCCCTACCGACCTGTTCAAGCTGCCTGAAGCCCCTGTCGACACCGGCAAAGGTTTCACCCTGGCACAGAAAATGGTTGGCAAGGCCTGCGGCCTGCCGGAAGGCAAAGGTGTTCGTCCAGGTACGTACTGCGAACCGAAGATGACCACCGTGGGTTCCCAGGACACCACCGGTCCTATGACCCGTGACGAACTGAAAGACCTGGCGTGCCTGGGCTTCTCGACCGATCTGGTGATGCAGTCCTTCTGCCACACCGCGGCTTATCCAAAGCCGATCGACGTGACCACCCACCACACCCTGCCTGACTTCATCATGACCCGTGGCGGTGTATCGCTGCGTCCAGGCGACGGCATCATCCACAGCTGGTTGAACCGCATGCTGCTGCCGGACACCGTCGGCACCGGCGGCGACTCCCACACCCGTTTCCCGATGGGCATCTCGTTCCCGGCCGGTTCCGGCCTGGTCGCGTTCGCCGCAGCCACTGGCGTAATGCCACTGGACATGCCGGAATCGATCCTGGTGCGCTTCAAGGGCAAAATGAAACCTGGCATCACCCTGCGTGACCTGGTTCATGCCATTCCTTACTACGCGATCCAGTCCGGCTTGCTGACCGTCGAGAAGAAAGGCAAGAAAAACGCCTTCTCCGGCCGCATCCTGGAAATCGAAGGCCTGAACGACCTGACGCTGGAACAGGCTTTCGAGCTGTCCGACGCCTCGGCCGAACGTTCGGCTGCCGGTTGCACCATCAAGCTGTCGAAAGAGTCCGTCACCGAGTACCTGAACTCCAACATCACCCTGCTGCGCTGGATGATCGGTGAAGGCTACGGTGACCCACGTACTCTGGAACGTCGCGCCCAAGCGATGGAAGCCTGGGTTGCCAACCCTGAGCTGATGGAAGCCGATGCCGACGCGGAATACGCCGAAATCATCGAGATCGACCTGTCGGAAATCAACGAGCCGATCCTCTGCGCACCAAACGACCCGGACGACGCCCGTCTGCTGTCCAGCGTTGCCGGCGAGAAGATCGACGAAGTGTTCATCGGTTCGTGCATGACCAACATCGGTCACTTCCGCGCTGCCGGCAAGTTGCTGGAACAGGTCAAGGGTCAGCTGCCAACCCGTCTGTGGCTGTCGCCGCCGACCAAGATGGACGCTCACCAACTGACCGAAGAAGGCTACTACGGCATCTACGGCAAGGCCGGTGCGCGCATGGAAATGCCGGGCTGCTCGCTGTGCATGGGTAACCAGGCACGTGTAGAGCCGAATTCGACCGTTGTGTCGACCTCGACCCGTAACTTCCCGAACCGTCTGGGTGATGGCGCCAACGTCTACCTGGCCTCGGCTGAGCTGGCGGCAGTCGCCTCTACGCTGGGTCGCCTGCCGACCGTCGAAGAGTACATGGGCTACGCGGCCAAGCTGGACACCATGGCCAGCGACGTTTACCGCTACCTGAACTTCGACCAGATCGCTGAGTTCCGCAAGATCGCAGCAAGCGCCAACATCCCGGTGATTCAAGCCTAAGGTGTTGATGTGAAAAAACGCCGCGTATCGCAAGGTACGCGGCGTTTTTTTATGCCTGCCGCACAGCTTTAGCAGGCGCTATCTCATCAACGGCCGCCACCCAAATCGACAAATGTGCCGGTGGCATACGACGCCTTATCCGACAAGAGCCAGACAATCGCTTCCGCCACTTCATCCGGGCGGCCGCCACGGGCCATGGGAATGCCGGACTCCAGCTTGCTGACCCGGTCCGGGTCGCCGCTCAGGGCATGGAAGTCGGTGAAGATATAACCGGGGCGCACGGCGTTCACGCGGATACCCTCACCCGCCACTTCTTTTGATAAGCCGAGGGTGAATGTGTCGAGCGCGCCCTTGGAGGCCGCATAGTCCACGTATTCACCCGGCGAGCCCAGGCGCGCGGCTACCGACGATACGTTGACGATGCTGCCGCCCTGCCCGCCATGCTTGGGCGACATGCGCAGCACCGCGTGCTTGGCGCACAGGATCGGTCCCAGCACGTTGGTTTTGAGGATGTTCAAGA
The genomic region above belongs to Pseudomonas sp. S35 and contains:
- the acnB gene encoding bifunctional aconitate hydratase 2/2-methylisocitrate dehydratase, whose product is MLEAYRKHIEERAALGIVPQPLNAEQTAGLVELLKNPPAGEEEFLVDLITNRIPPGVDEAAYVKAGFLSALAKGEATSPLIDKKRAVELLGTMQGGYNIVTLVELLDDAELAPVAAAQLKHTLLMFDAFHDVAEKAKNGNEHAKGVIQSWADGEWFRNRPTLADKISLRVFKVTGETNTDDLSPAPDAWSRPDIPLHALAMLKMAREGIVPDEQGKTGPMKQIEEMRGQGFPIAYVGDVVGTGSSRKSATNSVLWFFGDDVPYVPNKRAGGFCFGSKIAPIFYNTMEDAGALPIEFDVTNMNMGDVIDLYPHAGKVCKHGTDEVLTTFEMKTPVLLDEVRAGGRIPLIIGRGLTDKARAELGLGPTDLFKLPEAPVDTGKGFTLAQKMVGKACGLPEGKGVRPGTYCEPKMTTVGSQDTTGPMTRDELKDLACLGFSTDLVMQSFCHTAAYPKPIDVTTHHTLPDFIMTRGGVSLRPGDGIIHSWLNRMLLPDTVGTGGDSHTRFPMGISFPAGSGLVAFAAATGVMPLDMPESILVRFKGKMKPGITLRDLVHAIPYYAIQSGLLTVEKKGKKNAFSGRILEIEGLNDLTLEQAFELSDASAERSAAGCTIKLSKESVTEYLNSNITLLRWMIGEGYGDPRTLERRAQAMEAWVANPELMEADADAEYAEIIEIDLSEINEPILCAPNDPDDARLLSSVAGEKIDEVFIGSCMTNIGHFRAAGKLLEQVKGQLPTRLWLSPPTKMDAHQLTEEGYYGIYGKAGARMEMPGCSLCMGNQARVEPNSTVVSTSTRNFPNRLGDGANVYLASAELAAVASTLGRLPTVEEYMGYAAKLDTMASDVYRYLNFDQIAEFRKIAASANIPVIQA
- a CDS encoding SDR family oxidoreductase — translated: MDKVVIITGGSRGIGAETALLAAREGYRICINYRSDEHAALSVLEQVRGLGAQAIAVRADVSIEDEVIALFNRVDAELGRVTALVNNAGTVEHKSRVDEMSELRILNILKTNVLGPILCAKHAVLRMSPKHGGQGGSIVNVSSVAARLGSPGEYVDYAASKGALDTFTLGLSKEVAGEGIRVNAVRPGYIFTDFHALSGDPDRVSKLESGIPMARGGRPDEVAEAIVWLLSDKASYATGTFVDLGGGR